DNA sequence from the Delphinus delphis chromosome 7, mDelDel1.2, whole genome shotgun sequence genome:
TTCTTCTAAATCAAGTGTGTTTAATTCTTCTTCTAGTTCATCCAAATCTTCCCCAGTAAAAAGATTTTCATCAACAGGAACAGCATCGATGACTCCATTTTCCTGTCCCTCCCCTTCGTTGTCCTCTTCCAAATCACTTCTTTCACCATTTTCAGCCCTACCTCCAGAAGCTTCacttaatttgttttctaaaaataaaaattgaaatcagtaaggcctagaaaaagaaaacactagtcCATTAGCAACGGACAGTCACAGACTGAtacacttcttttcctttttccatgaAAGCCTTCCCTAAGATTATTCCAACAAGAACTGCTCTTTTTCTGAGCTTATTTGTATCAATTATCTATACCTACTATAACATATGTCTTTCACTGTAGACATCTGACTGCTTAACGGTTCATACATTTGAGGTCAAGATTTATCTTATACAACCTTGTGTCCTCTACATGACCCAACAATTAGGTTTTTAAACAGTCAACTTCCACATATTTTGTTTGAATAAATgattatggaataaaaaaaaacatttatgatATAAGCAGCTACTTAGCTTTTGGTTTTACAAATAGCAGTTAAGTCACACTAGTTGTAATGCTGTAAATGAGTGTGAATGCAGAAATATTTCATCTTGTCATCAAactgtgggaaaaaaacccaacaaccctGGGGCTATGGAGCTACTTTTCCTTTCAGGCTATAATTATAtgactgagaaaacaaaaatgctgcCTTTTCTTGTTCAATGACATCAATACTGAACACACAGAATTTTTAATAGCCTaatttaaagttatttcaaaCATCTTTGATGACAAATTCTTGGGAATTATAACCTCTGAGGTACTTGCAATTGTGCCTATTGTCACCAAAGCCCTACTTTTCAAAGGAGCAAATCAGTCTGCAGATTGGCATTAAGACAGTAGTCTGACAGCATTCTCAAATCTCAGGAGAACAGGCCAGTTTTTCAAGTTAtaacttttattcctttattgTAAAAACAACGTttagctttttttccctcaacttttGCCTTGATCAGTAGTCTACCTTTTTCTCTCACAGCAACCATGCcaaacttttacttttttcttcaaatCCTCACTCAAGGCACAATTAGATATAAATTGTATCAGCAATCCTTATTTCCAAATACACCTAGCCAGCCTCTCCTCCATTCTCACTCTTAACTGAACTCATTATTTATACTTCCAGATCTTGCTTCTATACCtgatattgtttcatttttaatttttcattctttcccagATCCTTTCTCTCTGGCCAACAGATATATTTAGATTTCCCATATCCTAAAATGAAATGACATCCTGACCATGTCTCCCCCTCAAAGTTCTTAAGAGTGAGTGATCTgtagtcatttttttctcctcattcctCATACCACTGCAGTCCCAATGAAAACTGTGTACCCTATTCCTACAACTCCTTCCCTAATCACAATTAAGGAATTATTTCTAATTCTCATCCTACTTAATCTTCCTGaaattcttcttaatttttctctgtcCTTCTCAGTGTCTTTCCcaagcttttttctcttttgactaCTCTAAAACATTGATATTTTCTGCAGTCTGTTCTAGAATGTTTTCATCATATGTATTGTGCCTGGGTGTGTTCATTCACTCTCAGCTACCAATGCAGATGACTTTCAAACCTTTTCCTCCTGGTAATGTCTACACAGTACCCTAGACAACGCCActtttaataaccaaaatatctcATACTCATGAGGTCCTGAAATGAACTCATTAGCTACATCTCGAAACTCATTTTGCCCACTTCTAGTTTGTTAATGGCTTCAATATCCAACCAGCCACCCATTTCCACAGCCTCCACTGTTTACTACTTTTATATACGGCCAAATCACATGTTTATATGTTACCAGTCAGATACCTGCAGGCATCTAAGTTTGCCAAGCCTGGCCTAACCCCCTTTAGACAGTTTCTGAATTCTCAGAATTACACAAAAGTCAGCATACTTACCATCCTTTTCTGAAGTATATGTGCTGAATCTTTCAAGACTGGCTACAGTAATACCTGTCTCATCTACATCTCTTGGGATGTACAGGCTTAAATCTATGTCATTTATGCTCACTGAATCATCAACCTTTAAAAACACATAGAAAAGAAAGTGTTACTAATAAGTTTTCATAAATTACTTGCCTTTTACCTCTGACATTtatcttaatgaaataaaattattaataatgccaaatgaaaacaaatgactaTTGCCAAAATTCACTTTTCTAAACTTCTTGAAAAAGGAATAGCAATGCCATACTTGAAGCTTCTTCCTCTGAcatcatatttttacatatatatttccatCTTTCAACTCAAAGGCAGAAGTCAGAATTTTATGATAAccatatgaaaaatgaaaagctaTCTGCTAATACTAAGTCTCTGTATCACCAAATAATTCTGCTGCTGTCTCCTGTTCCCTTCTCTGTACTTTTTAGTGTCtgtctcatgattttttttgtttagtataaaatattaaacaaaacgcTTTTTTCTTTTAGAGGGAGAAAACAACATATTTTACAGCTAATACACATAAGCATTTAACTATATATTAGGCACTGACCTAAGTTCTATAAAGAACTGTAAATAAACATAAACttataaactcatttaattctcacaagtaCTCTGTGATGTAGGGATTATCATTATGTCCGTATTACAGATGGGGGTGGAGGCCCAGCGTGTAACTAATTTCCCAGGTTAGAGTCAGGATGTGAACCAAGGCCCCGAAGTTGGTACTCTTAACTATACTGCTCTACTGTCACTCTCTACTGCTTCTCTCAATCAACATGAGAAGATGAGGTGACAACGCTTCCTCTTACCTCATCACCACCTGTTCCCTGGGTATAATGGGTATCATCtgcttcttcatcatcatcatcaaccaaTTCAGGACGAAATTCAAACACCTCACGACCACTGATCTattcaaatacacacatatatcaacTCAGGACAAAATTCAAACATTTCTTGGTCACTTATTTTAGACATACACATAATTAAATAAGGATAAAATCTTGCATaatacagaaattataaaatggaagaaagaatagaGAATCTATTTGGGTGAGTCTGGGACATACCACTAATGCTTTCCCTGCTTTGAAgtctgctttccttctttccatatCTTGCTCaagtttatcaatcttttcttgtctttttcttttcttccatgcaAGAAAAGATTCTAGAGTGATTTTGGTAACATTTGGACCTAGGGCAGAACGCTGCAAAgataaaaaagttaattttctccCCCTAAAGTCATCTATGATACTATGATCTAACAGTTTTCTCCTACTTCAATTAAGCCCTTGCCTATGACTGTTATGAAGACATTAAACTTAGAATAAActgatttattttcactttacatGGCAAGGAGCAAAATGCATGTCCAGAGATACAAACATTTctaaacattataaaatatattatcctGAGCTAGATGTCTTTTCAAAATTGAAGATGAGTAAAACTCGTCAcaagaaatagttttaaaataagtcaATTGCCGAAAACAATAAATACGAAAAGCACCATGACAATATCCAAGTTTCATTTGTGATCCTcaagagatgagaaaacaaactAAGCAAAAGGCACCATCTGCTTTCCTCAGGGCCAAtaatcaaataataaatatacagaaaaataatacttgCTGAACATCTGCCAGGTATTCAATGTTAAATACTTCAtacacatatgctaacacatcCATCTCCACAAATAAGCAAACAGAGGGTGATGGAAAATTTACCAAAGGTTATTAGCTAATATGTGGCAGAACCAGGATACAAATAGTAATCTCAAATATATCTGACTCCGAAGTCTACATTTTCTATCACAGTATATTGCCTATGTGAGACACCAAACAGTATGTCCTTTTAAGAACAAATGTATATAATCTCAACATTAGACATGTACACAACACATTTAGATTACCCAAGACAAGGCAAAATGGATACAGTCTGAAGCATACAACCCTAAATCTAGTATTTCCAATAATCTCAACATTTTTCATGTCAAGGCCAAGAGCCTATCTGCTAACTCAGTAACCCTATCTGCTAGCTCAAGAATAAAACTCTTGTGCTGAGCCAGAGATGAGCAGCTGAAGAGTCTTTGAGTCCAGGAATGATGATAAAACACATAGCTGAAAAACTGTAGTGGAGTTGTCTGCTTCCACACATGTTAAAAACTACTAAATAATtagtaaaatgacaaaaaataaagacaccaaGGAAAATATCTAAAACTTCAAGTTCCATCACTCTGAATACTGACTAAGCATTTTCACAAACTGATATACCAGTATATCAATCTTATGGAAACAGTTTATTTGATAAGCCAGCAGctagtacttaaaaaaatatttcataatcctAAAATTAATGTCATGCTTGGCTAATCATTATGGCTAGGCTTACATTTCCTTTTCATAACAACATGCTATTGCCCCCAAGTGGTAAATATTAGAATTTCACAATAAATACTGCTTTAGTGTTTTATGGTAGGAAAAAGATACTAGTTACCTCTCTTTCAATTAGATCTTCTAATgaaatttcatcttctttttcttctttctttttatcttttttcaagaCGAACCCAGGAGGAAGTGCATGCCGATACATGCAAATATCACCCCCTCCAGGGCATACCCAAAACCAGCCATATTTGTTGTTTTCAATAGCTTCAAGGAAATGCTTGCACACCTATAGAGACAATATTCACAAGCAGTGGCTCAGTGTGGTCCATTTCCAAGGTAAATGCTTAGGTATATGGAACAAGTATACTCAATTCACATCTTTTTTAGGCTAACCACTTACGTACAGAGCACCTTGCGTgcagaaatgtaaatataaattaatctTAAAATACTTAATACAATGGTAAATTCCCTTTAGAGAGGATCtgtataaaatttctatttttgacATTGCTCTAAACTGAATTATACAAAAAAGATTTGCTGCCATTTAGGCTTTGTAAATGTAATCCAAAAGTCTGGTTttcaaatatgagaaaataaaaatggttacaaaaaaataaaaaccaacaactttgttttgatttgatcTTTCCTAAAAACTAATCACATGCGTAAAGATACTAACACTATTTGAATTACCTGAAATTATAGGCAATTTCTTACATCTAAGAAAGGAGCAAGGcacaaaagaaacacaaaggataGTGACCCTTTAAAACATGAATGGGTGCAAGATGCAACTGTACTGAAGCCTTAGGTAAACACGCTTTacaaacaagaaggaaaaattaactaataagtatcatttttttcctgaaaaaatacaatagaagtaAGTAAAAACAATACTTAGAATTTTTCTAACACGGCAAGGTTTTTCATGGTAACTATACTAcagaataaaaattcattttgcaaTTCATATGCAACAATATTTTCACCCTTGTGATTTATTAATGTCTCCCTACCATTAAAACAGAATATGTTACGAATTAAGTGGGTTAATTTAATAGTTCTACCTCCATTCATTttgcacaaaaaaataaagaattctacATGTTTGAGAAAGTAAAACCACCTCAGAAAACGGCATTTGAAGGACTTCAGTCACATGGTTTTCAAGTCACTTTTAAACAAGAAACAAATTTTGTATAACTTACACCTGTAAATTCCAAAAACAAAGCTTGATTCACCTAATCTTTATGAAAAGAGGCAATAACTTAAAGAATAATCCAGTAGAAAACAGCAGCAAATACCTTGCCACTTAATTCTCCCTAATGATAAATACCACAGCAACTCAATTCAAGAAAAGGACATACTAtttgagtttttggttttttcttttccgCCTCACCGTGCTTCTTGTTCACTACTTCTTCCAGTTTTTTCTCATCCCAATTATCCATAGTATCTAAATAAAAAGAGATATGGAGACTAAATACTGTAATTTTATCTACTGTCCCCAAAACACACTGCATATATCCTTACACAGGAAAGTTCTATTTTAAGACCCACAACCAAACACATTTCCTTTAAAACACCAAAGGTAGGAATAACACTGTTGTGAGATTATCCACTAAAATCTAAGTACTTTAGGGAAATGAGAAAGTAGTACTGGAAGAATGGGTAAGagacaaatacaaaataatccactgttttttaaacatcttcatttaCTTAATCAAAGGGCATAATATGGTAAATTCAGATtttatgaaaaacaaca
Encoded proteins:
- the ZC3H15 gene encoding zinc finger CCCH domain-containing protein 15; the encoded protein is MPPKKQAQAGGSKKAEQKKKEKIIEDKTFGLKNKKGAKQQKFIKAVTHQVKFGQQNPRQVAQSEAEKKLKKDDKKKELQELNELFKPVVAAQKISKGADPKSVVCAFFKQGQCTKGDKCKFSHDLTLERKCEKRSVYIDARDEELEKDTMDNWDEKKLEEVVNKKHGEAEKKKPKTQIVCKHFLEAIENNKYGWFWVCPGGGDICMYRHALPPGFVLKKDKKKEEKEDEISLEDLIERERSALGPNVTKITLESFLAWKKRKRQEKIDKLEQDMERRKADFKAGKALVISGREVFEFRPELVDDDDEEADDTHYTQGTGGDEVDDSVSINDIDLSLYIPRDVDETGITVASLERFSTYTSEKDENKLSEASGGRAENGERSDLEEDNEGEGQENGVIDAVPVDENLFTGEDLDELEEELNTLDLEE